A stretch of the Malus sylvestris chromosome 10, drMalSylv7.2, whole genome shotgun sequence genome encodes the following:
- the LOC126587847 gene encoding uncharacterized protein LOC126587847 yields MSSIGQSILMALTVTVNKFASSNVQAVHRKQKKAPKKSTSATSTNDIGRRGLLLSALVATPPISDSGAELLKKYLKKSEENKAKNDKERMDSYFKRNYKDYFEFEEGTIRAKKGELTESEKGILDWLQNNK; encoded by the exons ATGAGTTCAATAGGCCAGAGCATTTTGATGGCACTGACTGTCACTGTGaacaagtttgcttcatcaaaTGTGCAGGCGGTTCACAGAAAGCAGAAAAAAGCACCAAAGAAAAGCACTTCTGCCACAAGCACCAATGATATTGGAAGAAGAGGGCTGCTCTTATCCGCTCTAGTTGCTACTCCTCCAATCAGTGACTCTGGGGCTGAGCTTCTGAAAA AGTATCTGAAGAAGTCAGAAGAGAACAAGGCCAAGAATGATAAGGAG AGAATGGACAGTTATTTCAAGCGCAATTACAAGGACTACTTTGAGTTTGAGGAAGGAACCATTAGGGCCAAGAAAGGGGAGCTTACAGAATCAGAGAAGGGTATTCTCGATTGGCTTCAAAATAACAAGTGA